A portion of the Vreelandella subglaciescola genome contains these proteins:
- the thiS gene encoding sulfur carrier protein ThiS, protein MTTHAIQLNGEPHSLAPDTSAADLVAQLGLGGRRIAVEINEEIVPRSQLAETRLANGDKVEIVHAIGGG, encoded by the coding sequence ATGACAACGCATGCCATTCAGCTCAACGGCGAGCCCCATTCTCTCGCGCCCGATACCAGCGCTGCCGATCTGGTCGCGCAGCTCGGGCTCGGCGGCCGCCGCATCGCCGTTGAAATCAACGAAGAAATTGTTCCCCGCAGCCAGCTCGCCGAAACGCGCCTGGCCAACGGCGACAAGGTCGAGATCGTCCACGCCATCGGTGGCGGCTAG
- a CDS encoding thiazole synthase, with the protein MTTLNDAPLTVAGRDFHSRLLIGTGKYKDFDEAGAAINQSGAEIVTFAVRRTNLGQEAGANLLDVVSPDRYTLLPNTAGCYNAKDAVRTCRLARELLDGHNLVKLEVLGDDDTLYPNVTETLKAAKTLLDDGFDVMVYTSDDPIVARELEAMGCSAIMPLGSLIGSGHGIQNPHNVRLIVERSNVPVLVDAGIGTASDAAMAMELGCDGVLLNSAIAHARDPVRMARAMQQAVQAGRDALLAGRMPRRQSADPSSPFAGRING; encoded by the coding sequence ATGACAACACTCAACGACGCGCCGCTGACCGTTGCCGGCCGCGACTTCCATTCTCGCCTGCTGATCGGCACGGGTAAATACAAGGATTTTGACGAGGCCGGCGCGGCGATCAACCAAAGCGGCGCCGAGATCGTCACCTTCGCCGTGCGCCGCACTAATCTGGGCCAGGAAGCCGGCGCGAACCTGCTCGACGTCGTCTCACCGGATCGCTATACGCTGCTGCCCAACACCGCCGGCTGCTATAACGCCAAGGACGCCGTGCGCACCTGCCGACTGGCGCGCGAGCTGCTCGACGGCCATAATCTGGTCAAGCTTGAGGTGCTGGGCGACGATGACACGCTCTACCCCAACGTCACCGAAACGCTCAAAGCGGCCAAAACGCTGCTCGACGACGGCTTCGACGTCATGGTGTATACCAGCGACGACCCCATTGTCGCCCGCGAACTTGAAGCCATGGGCTGCTCGGCGATCATGCCGCTGGGCTCGCTGATCGGCTCCGGCCACGGCATTCAGAACCCGCACAACGTGCGCCTGATTGTCGAGCGCAGCAATGTGCCGGTACTCGTGGACGCGGGCATCGGCACCGCCTCGGACGCGGCCATGGCCATGGAGCTGGGCTGCGACGGCGTGCTGCTCAACTCGGCCATTGCCCACGCGCGCGACCCGGTACGCATGGCCCGCGCCATGCAGCAGGCGGTACAGGCCGGCCGCGACGCCCTTCTCGCCGGGCGTATGCCGCGCCGCCAGAGCGCTGATCCTTCTTCCCCCTTTGCCGGCCGTATCAACGGCTGA
- the trmB gene encoding tRNA (guanosine(46)-N7)-methyltransferase TrmB, which produces MTDTHTTDDDATTGPESADAPLHRRGIKSYVIRAGRTTQAQTRGLMDVWPRLGLNVADGRQDLDALFGRRAPRVVEIGFGMGNSLVEQAETHPDSDFIGIEVHAPGVGKLLDEADKRGLTNLRIYREDALAVLEQCLPEGSIDTLQLFFPDPWTKKKHHKRRIVQPAFVELVRSRLAPGGRFHLATDWEAYAEWMAEVLDAAPGFANTADAATAPYVPRPAFRPLTKFELRGEKLGHGVWDLIYRHDTAPHEAP; this is translated from the coding sequence ATGACCGATACACATACAACCGACGACGACGCGACCACCGGCCCGGAAAGCGCCGATGCCCCCCTGCACCGCCGCGGTATCAAAAGCTACGTGATCCGCGCCGGGCGCACCACCCAGGCACAAACCCGCGGCCTGATGGATGTCTGGCCGCGTCTGGGGCTCAACGTTGCCGACGGCCGGCAGGATCTCGACGCCCTGTTTGGCCGCCGCGCACCCCGCGTGGTCGAAATCGGCTTTGGCATGGGCAACTCGCTGGTCGAGCAGGCCGAAACCCATCCGGATAGCGACTTTATCGGCATCGAGGTGCACGCGCCGGGCGTGGGCAAGCTGCTCGACGAAGCCGACAAGCGCGGGCTGACCAACCTGCGGATCTACCGCGAAGATGCCCTGGCCGTGCTCGAGCAGTGCCTGCCCGAAGGCAGCATCGATACCCTGCAGCTATTCTTCCCCGACCCCTGGACGAAGAAAAAGCACCACAAGCGGCGCATCGTGCAGCCGGCCTTTGTCGAACTGGTGCGCTCGCGCTTGGCACCCGGCGGTCGCTTTCATTTGGCCACCGATTGGGAAGCCTACGCCGAGTGGATGGCGGAAGTGCTGGACGCCGCACCCGGCTTTGCCAATACCGCCGACGCCGCCACGGCGCCCTACGTGCCGCGCCCGGCGTTTCGCCCGCTGACCAAGTTTGAGTTACGCGGCGAGAAGCTGGGCCACGGCGTCTGGGATCTGATCTATCGCCACGACACAGCGCCCCACGAGGCGCCATAA
- a CDS encoding AEC family transporter, which translates to MTSIIDALGPLFALIALGAVLGAGRFLPAGFWPQLERLVYFVLFPAMLVGTLATAEISRVPVGRLAIVLLGAMAVFALSLWRLRHRLGLEAAAFTSVFQGALRFNTYVGVAGAAALHAGPGATVAAVAVALMVPTVNVICVAGFVAAGTLGRGGLGKSALALMKNPLIIACLLGVGLNLSGVGLPGWSEETVTLVGRAALPLGLLAVGVALRLPALLRLNRGVFAAAGVKLVLMPGLALALAWLLHLDPVSRDVALLFAALPTATSAYILARQLGGDAEMMAAIITGQTLLAMLTLPLWLQLVA; encoded by the coding sequence ATGACGAGCATCATTGACGCGCTGGGGCCGCTTTTTGCGCTGATAGCTCTGGGCGCCGTGCTGGGCGCGGGGCGTTTTCTGCCGGCCGGTTTCTGGCCGCAGCTGGAGCGGCTGGTGTATTTCGTCCTGTTTCCCGCCATGTTGGTGGGAACGCTTGCCACGGCGGAAATCAGCCGGGTACCCGTGGGGCGTCTGGCCATTGTATTGCTGGGCGCCATGGCGGTATTTGCCTTATCACTGTGGCGCCTGCGCCATCGGCTGGGGCTTGAGGCCGCCGCGTTTACCTCGGTGTTTCAGGGGGCGCTGCGATTTAATACCTATGTGGGCGTGGCCGGTGCCGCCGCGCTTCACGCCGGCCCGGGCGCGACCGTGGCGGCGGTCGCGGTGGCGCTGATGGTGCCGACGGTCAACGTGATTTGCGTGGCGGGGTTTGTGGCCGCCGGCACCCTGGGGCGCGGAGGGTTGGGGAAAAGCGCGCTGGCGCTAATGAAAAATCCGCTGATTATTGCCTGCCTGCTGGGTGTGGGGCTTAACCTTTCCGGCGTGGGACTTCCCGGCTGGAGTGAAGAGACGGTGACGCTGGTGGGTCGCGCCGCGCTGCCCCTCGGGCTGCTGGCGGTGGGCGTGGCACTGCGCTTGCCGGCGCTCTTGCGCCTGAACCGGGGCGTGTTTGCCGCGGCGGGCGTCAAGCTGGTGTTGATGCCGGGGTTGGCGCTGGCGCTTGCCTGGCTATTACATCTGGACCCCGTCAGCCGCGATGTGGCGCTGCTCTTTGCCGCGCTGCCGACGGCGACGTCGGCCTATATTCTGGCGCGCCAGCTGGGCGGCGATGCCGAGATGATGGCCGCCATTATTACCGGGCAGACGCTGTTGGCGATGCTCACCCTGCCGCTATGGCTGCAGTTGGTCGCCTGA
- a CDS encoding PHB depolymerase family esterase, with translation MAPWLGVVAGLLVPLSSAAAEEAIPPPALPALGTVADQASVVGVSSGGYMATQLAVAWPERFHGLGVLAAGPWGCAQGKLSLALNQCMMTRVGEPSLAVLDERRADYQSRGQLGEDAALSRLRAFVWHGQQDDVIEPVLGDLLAEQLDQWLASSDQLKVERDEQAGHGWPKAADKVAGDMLDWLYPERRAEQASAAGELRAFDQSDFEARGLADSGYVYVPEACTAGGCGATLALHGCQMSAETLGDTFARNSGLNAWADAHDEVVLYPQAESSLANPQGCWDWWGFAESSWQLYPLHDTRDGTQAGALLDMLGRLQESPDTPR, from the coding sequence ATGGCACCGTGGCTAGGGGTGGTCGCAGGTCTTCTCGTGCCGCTATCAAGCGCGGCTGCGGAAGAGGCAATACCGCCGCCGGCACTGCCGGCGTTGGGTACCGTGGCCGATCAGGCAAGCGTTGTGGGCGTGTCGTCCGGCGGCTACATGGCCACCCAGCTGGCGGTGGCCTGGCCGGAGCGCTTTCACGGGCTTGGCGTGCTGGCCGCAGGCCCCTGGGGGTGCGCGCAGGGCAAGCTGAGCCTGGCGCTCAACCAGTGCATGATGACGCGCGTCGGCGAGCCGTCGCTGGCGGTGCTTGACGAGCGTCGCGCTGATTATCAGTCCCGGGGGCAGCTGGGCGAAGACGCCGCGCTAAGCCGGCTGCGCGCCTTTGTCTGGCACGGCCAGCAAGACGACGTCATTGAACCGGTGCTGGGCGATTTGCTGGCCGAACAGCTTGATCAGTGGCTGGCCAGCAGCGATCAGCTCAAGGTTGAACGTGATGAGCAGGCGGGCCACGGCTGGCCGAAAGCGGCGGACAAGGTGGCCGGCGACATGCTGGACTGGCTGTATCCGGAGCGTCGCGCTGAACAAGCGTCCGCTGCCGGTGAGCTGCGCGCCTTTGACCAAAGCGATTTTGAAGCCCGCGGGCTTGCCGATAGTGGCTACGTCTACGTGCCCGAGGCGTGCACCGCCGGCGGCTGCGGCGCGACGCTGGCGCTGCACGGCTGCCAGATGAGTGCCGAGACCCTTGGCGATACCTTCGCTCGAAACAGCGGGCTCAATGCCTGGGCTGACGCCCACGACGAAGTGGTGCTTTATCCCCAGGCCGAAAGCTCGCTGGCCAACCCGCAGGGCTGCTGGGACTGGTGGGGCTTTGCCGAAAGCTCGTGGCAGCTGTACCCGCTTCATGATACCCGCGACGGCACTCAGGCCGGCGCCTTGCTGGACATGCTCGGCCGCCTGCAGGAATCGCCGGATACCCCCCGCTAA
- a CDS encoding FKBP-type peptidyl-prolyl cis-trans isomerase: protein MKTLLTTVSLAALVAAPLALAAPESEEERLAYSLGVTLGESMHADVEDLDIDTFTQGMRDVFDDNELALNEDEMADALATFQQNAMEARQQEASQVATENQKQGKAFLEENAERDAVTVTDSGLQYEALESGDGQTPGAEDTVKVDYEGTLLDGTVFDSSIERGEPVSFKVNQVIEGWQEALQLMSVGDTWKLYIPAELAYGERGQGPIGPNEVLTFRVELLDVESAEQAESAADTKKDAEDDE from the coding sequence ATGAAAACATTGCTGACTACCGTTTCGCTGGCCGCTCTGGTGGCCGCCCCGCTGGCGCTTGCCGCTCCGGAAAGCGAAGAAGAGCGCCTGGCCTACAGCCTTGGCGTCACCCTTGGCGAAAGCATGCACGCCGATGTCGAAGATCTGGATATTGACACCTTTACCCAGGGCATGCGCGACGTGTTCGACGACAACGAACTGGCCCTGAACGAAGACGAAATGGCTGACGCGCTGGCGACGTTCCAGCAAAACGCCATGGAAGCGCGCCAGCAAGAAGCGTCGCAGGTCGCCACGGAAAACCAGAAGCAGGGTAAAGCGTTTCTGGAAGAAAATGCCGAGCGCGATGCGGTAACCGTGACCGATTCCGGCCTGCAGTACGAAGCGCTTGAGTCCGGTGACGGCCAGACCCCGGGTGCGGAAGATACCGTCAAGGTCGACTACGAAGGCACGCTGCTGGACGGCACCGTATTCGACAGCTCGATCGAGCGCGGCGAGCCGGTCAGCTTCAAGGTCAATCAGGTGATCGAAGGCTGGCAGGAAGCGCTGCAGCTGATGAGCGTGGGCGATACGTGGAAACTCTACATCCCCGCAGAGCTTGCCTACGGCGAGCGCGGCCAGGGTCCCATCGGCCCCAACGAAGTGCTGACTTTCCGCGTTGAACTGCTGGACGTCGAGAGCGCCGAGCAAGCCGAGAGCGCCGCGGACACCAAGAAGGATGCAGAGGACGACGAGTAA
- the dctP gene encoding TRAP transporter substrate-binding protein DctP has protein sequence MKLHKLVAGITACGLLSVAASANAETWRFGLEEIEGSVQDGYAQEFKKLIEEKSDGDVTVELLPYGSWGSTYSALYDAVQNGAIPLGFGSGALGGTVPESQLLSLNFVMPADQMETAKVLNSDEFLKSDAWQDSFRQRGLVPIAELAEGYQVWTTNKEIREPKDMKGLKIRVMDNSLLREGYKAYGAAPITIAYGELYSALQQEQADGNIQPVFAHEEMGFYEVQDYMIFAKQSQFVATLMANEEWYDGLSDEQQSMLDDVTGELVQTGYDIQDKFNSERLETIKEKSDIEIIELTDEQRDKFREMAKPVRDSFVDDVGERGGKALDALLAAFDEKDGDSADMKSSDKDSGDMKSDDDMESADMESEEK, from the coding sequence ATGAAACTGCACAAACTAGTAGCCGGTATTACCGCTTGCGGTCTTCTCAGCGTTGCCGCGTCAGCGAACGCGGAAACGTGGCGTTTTGGCCTCGAAGAAATCGAGGGCAGCGTGCAGGACGGCTATGCTCAGGAATTTAAAAAGCTGATCGAAGAAAAATCCGACGGTGATGTTACCGTTGAGCTGCTGCCCTACGGCTCTTGGGGATCAACGTATTCCGCCCTTTATGATGCAGTACAGAATGGCGCCATTCCGCTTGGCTTTGGTTCAGGTGCCCTAGGCGGTACCGTGCCGGAAAGCCAGCTGCTCAGCCTGAACTTTGTTATGCCCGCCGATCAGATGGAAACGGCAAAAGTGCTGAACTCCGACGAATTTCTCAAAAGCGACGCTTGGCAAGACTCGTTCCGCCAGCGCGGCCTGGTGCCCATCGCCGAACTGGCGGAAGGCTATCAAGTGTGGACCACTAACAAGGAAATCCGCGAGCCCAAAGATATGAAAGGGCTGAAAATCCGAGTGATGGATAACAGCCTGCTGCGCGAAGGCTATAAGGCCTACGGCGCTGCCCCCATCACCATTGCTTACGGCGAGCTTTACAGCGCGCTGCAGCAGGAGCAGGCAGACGGCAACATCCAGCCGGTCTTTGCCCACGAAGAAATGGGCTTTTATGAAGTCCAGGACTACATGATCTTTGCCAAGCAGTCCCAATTCGTCGCCACGCTCATGGCCAACGAAGAGTGGTACGACGGCCTTAGCGACGAGCAGCAAAGCATGCTCGACGACGTGACCGGCGAGCTGGTCCAGACGGGCTACGACATCCAGGACAAGTTCAATAGCGAGCGCCTGGAAACCATCAAGGAAAAGAGCGATATCGAGATCATCGAGCTTACCGATGAGCAGCGCGACAAGTTCCGCGAAATGGCCAAGCCGGTACGTGACAGCTTCGTTGATGACGTAGGCGAACGCGGCGGTAAAGCACTCGATGCCCTGCTTGCGGCCTTCGATGAAAAAGACGGCGACTCTGCCGACATGAAATCGTCTGACAAAGATTCTGGCGACATGAAGTCTGACGACGACATGGAATCTGCCGACATGGAATCAGAAGAGAAATAA